Part of the Hyalangium minutum genome is shown below.
CGTCCTGCTGGAGCAGGTGCGCCGCGGGCATCCCCGGGCGCGTGGGCGGCGCATCGTCATCCCCGAGCGCCATGCTCTCATCGCCATCGGCGATGGGCTCGTCCCCGACGGTAACGCCGGGCTCGTCCACCATGTACTCGGCGGACTGCGCCTCGAAGGACATTTCCTCATCGCCCGACCCGGCGACGAGCGGCTCGTCCAGGATGTTGGTGGACGTCGTCTCGTCGGCGGCCACCAGGGCCTCGTCGCCCCCGACGTCCAACGAAGTCCCATCGTCCGCGCCAAAGGCATCGCTCTCGCCGGAGACAATCGTCTCGCCGACCAGCGCCTCGTCGCTGATCACCGACTCCGAGGGGCCGTCATCGACGATCTCGTCGGAGTCCTGCGAGCCGATCGCGGCCAGCGCCAGATCATCCCCGGTTGGCTGAGCGAGCGCGTCCTCGGGCGCCTCGGCGACGACGATCTCCTCGTCATTGGACTCGACGAGGATGGCATCCTCCTCCAGCGACTCCACCTGGGCGGCCGCAGGGGCGGCCTGCTCCACGCGCAGCACGGCAAGGAACGCGGGAACCTCGGGGTGGTTGGGGTTCTGCTGGAGGATGGCGGCCAGGTACGGCTGGGCGCGAGCCGCGTCCGAGCGACGGGTGCACAGCCGGAGCACGTTGAGCAACTGCTCGCTGGCCTGCACCGTGTTCCCGGCGGAGACGTAGATGTTGTAGGCCTTCTCGTGCGCGTCGAGGTTCTCCGGATCGACGGCGAAGATCTTCCGCAGGTGCTCCAGCGCTTTGTCGTGGAGGCCGTACTTGACGTAGACGTCTGTCTCCGTGAGCAGCTTGGAGAGCTGCTCGCGCGTGAGCGGCCCCACCGGCAGCGGCGTCATGACCGCCGGACGAGTAGCGGGAGCCGGCGCTGGGGCAGGAGCCGGTGCGGGAGCGGGCCGCGTGGGCGCAGGAGCGGTACGAACGGGAGCCGGAGCGGGCTCGGGAGCCGGAGCAGGCCGAGCGGGCGCGGCGCGAGCCGGCGCAGGCGCGGGTTCTGGAGCCGGAGCCGGGCGAGTGGGCGCGGGGCGAGCCGGAGCACGGGCCGGAGCGGCGGAAGCCTTGCGCGCGAGCAGATCCTCGTCTGTCGGATCCACCTCGGCGATCTTGTCCCAGACGCCGTTGGCCTCGTGGGTGCGGCCGGAGTCCTGGTAGACCTTGGCGAGCTCCTTGTAGACGGAGACAGTCTTCGCGGTCTGCCCCAGCCCCTGGAACGCCTGGGCCAGCATGCTCAGCGTCTCGACGTCCCGGCCATCGGCCTTGAAGGCCACCTGGAGCCGGGCCAGGGCGCGCTTCTGATCGCCCTTCTCCAGGTACATCTTGGCCAGCTCCTTGGCCAAGCCAATGTTCTCAGGCTCGAGCGCGGACAGGCGCTCGGCCACACGCACGTAGTCATCCGTGCGGGCGTTCTTCTTGAGGTAATCGGCAGCGCGCTTGAACTCGGCGACGGCCTCCTTGGTGAGGCCCTCCTTCGCGTACAGCTCGCCCAGCTTGATCTTCGACGCCACGTTCTCGGGGTCGAGGTCGACCATCCGCTTGAGCGTGTCGAGCAGCCGCCGGGTATCGCCCGCCTTGTCGTAGTGGTTGGCGACGATCTGGAAGTACGCCATCGCCTCGGACATCAGCCCGAGCTGCTGGTGGAGCTCCGCCAGCTTCAGGTTCACGTCCAGCAGCTCCGGGTTGAGCTTGAGGACCTGCTTGTAGAGCGCGACGGCCTTCAGGAAGAAGCCGTCCGAGGAGTAGCTCTCAGCGACCTTGGTGAAGTAGTGGGCGGCCTGGCCGTTGTCGTTCTTCTTGACGTACAGCTCGCCCATCTTCTGGAGGACGCGAATGTCCTTGGCGTCCACCTCGAGGACCTTCTGGTACTCCTTGATGGCCTTGTCGTAGGCGCCCTTCGCGACGAGCTTCGCGGCGGCTTCGATGATCTTGTTCTTGTCCATCGAGCAGGGCTTCCGGCCGGTCTAACCCCTCGGAACTTCTTGGGGTTTCCTGCGTCCTTTGGCAACGGCGAGGGAAACCCGAGGCTATCGGAAGAGGCTCTCGCGGGTCAAGAAATCGCCGGGTCCCCCCTGAGGCGGATCAGGGGGTTGCGTGAACAGTCAGCAAGCAACCAGGCTCAGGGGGTCTCTTCGATGGCCTTCTTCAGGCGGTGACTGCCCGTCTCACTGGCGAGCAGCCGCTCCACGAAGCGGGTGTCGTACTGGCCTTCCTGGAAGGCGTCCTCCGCCAGAGCGGCCCGGTGGAACGGGATGTTGGTGCGGATCCCCTCCACCACATACTCTCCCAGTGCGCGCTGCATGCGGCGGATGGCCGTGGGCCGGTCCTCCGCATAGACGATCAGCTTCGCCAGCAGGCTGTCGTAGTATGGCAGCACCGTGTAGTTCTCATACGCAGCAGAGTCTACACGCACCCCATAGCCACCCGGCACGCTGTAGCCGGTGATCTTCCCAGGCCAGGGGGCGAAAGTGACGGGGTCCTCGGCGTTGACGCGGCACTCGATGGCGGCGCCGCGCATCTGGATGTCCTCC
Proteins encoded:
- a CDS encoding tetratricopeptide repeat protein, giving the protein MDKNKIIEAAAKLVAKGAYDKAIKEYQKVLEVDAKDIRVLQKMGELYVKKNDNGQAAHYFTKVAESYSSDGFFLKAVALYKQVLKLNPELLDVNLKLAELHQQLGLMSEAMAYFQIVANHYDKAGDTRRLLDTLKRMVDLDPENVASKIKLGELYAKEGLTKEAVAEFKRAADYLKKNARTDDYVRVAERLSALEPENIGLAKELAKMYLEKGDQKRALARLQVAFKADGRDVETLSMLAQAFQGLGQTAKTVSVYKELAKVYQDSGRTHEANGVWDKIAEVDPTDEDLLARKASAAPARAPARPAPTRPAPAPEPAPAPARAAPARPAPAPEPAPAPVRTAPAPTRPAPAPAPAPAPAPATRPAVMTPLPVGPLTREQLSKLLTETDVYVKYGLHDKALEHLRKIFAVDPENLDAHEKAYNIYVSAGNTVQASEQLLNVLRLCTRRSDAARAQPYLAAILQQNPNHPEVPAFLAVLRVEQAAPAAAQVESLEEDAILVESNDEEIVVAEAPEDALAQPTGDDLALAAIGSQDSDEIVDDGPSESVISDEALVGETIVSGESDAFGADDGTSLDVGGDEALVAADETTSTNILDEPLVAGSGDEEMSFEAQSAEYMVDEPGVTVGDEPIADGDESMALGDDDAPPTRPGMPAAHLLQQDDSMEAGTALGDDEGVPTRVGRSPVEETFETETTSAGHPAYEAEDATMVGAVLAVEPPADEPMASEYSEPEAASQTEETPAAAEEEPASEECDEASFFLDQGLTEEAREILETVMIAFPGHQRAAELMARLEQMESGGDAAPTTEETDTSTMQVPAVDPMDAPAERDAFDLAAELAGDLDGLADSSPAPSSGEDDFQYSVEEVFAEFKKGLEKVVKPEDVDTHYDLGIAYKEMGLTDDALGEFAVARKGCMGTKRELDCITMTGMLHGMRGEHAEAVKVFKEGLASEHAKDEVAKALGFELAAAYEGMGENGKALYHYQRVAKLDPKYRDVSSQVARLSAEVSPEDDPIATAGPKGKPPGGGGTPPAAAANAGAPKARKVGYV